Sequence from the Mesorhizobium sp. PAMC28654 genome:
GAATCGATCTTCGATCAGTTCAAGAAGGGAATGGATCGCCGGTAAGACCGGCCCGGCACCTCCAAAAAGAAAAGCCCGGTCCTTGGGAGGACCGGGCAGCGCGCAGGCGGGCCGGTGGGGAAACCGGCAGGGAGTGGGAGCCTGCGATGGTTGTTGGTCGCGTCGAGCCTCAAAAAGGTTTACGGCAACCGAAACACTCGGCAATCAGCCTAGTCAGGCGACCTTGCGGGCGAGGTCCTCGATGGTCTCGGCACGCTCGACCGCGATGGAGCGAAGCCTCACCGTCGGATCGCTGCCAAACGGTACATCGATGGCGACATAAAGGTCGCTCCGCGTCAGGCCGATATCCGCGAGCTCAGCGTCGGACATCTCGCCAAGGCGATAGAAGGCACGGCGATTTTTCCACGCGCGGTAGAAATTGGAGACGGTGTTGACCATACGCGTCGCTACAGCCGGACGCGACGTGATGCGCGAGGTCTCGGTGGCGAAATCGAACGTGGTCATGTCGGTCTCCTTCAGACTCGAACTGGCGAAACCAAGGGTTCGGCGCTTGTCACAGCGGCCGTTCCGGTCTCGATTCACATGCCTTCATGCGGATGATCCATATTTGCCATCGCGCGATTGATTAATCCAACGAATGTTTCTAATCTTTAGCATCAACAACAATGATGGATCATGCCGATGAAAGCGCCGCTCGATCTCGATCAGTTGCAGACCTTCATCTCGATTGCCGACACCGGCAGCTTCACTCGTGCGGCCGAAGAGGTGCACCGGACCCAGTCGGCGGTGTCCATGCAGATGCGCCGGCTGGAGGAGCGGATCGGCAAGCCGCTGTTCGAGAAGGACGGCCGCACCAACCGGCTGACCGAGGAAGGCGACAAGCTGCTCTCCTATGCAAGACGGCTGCTCTATCTCAACCGCGAAACGCTGGCGGCCTTCGATGACCGGCGGCTGGAAGGCACCATCCGCATCGGCACGCCCGACGACTATGCCGACCGTTTCCTGCCCGAGATCATGGCGCGCTTCACGCGGTCCAACCCGCGTGTCGAACTGACCGTCATCTGCGAACCGACGCCGGGGCTGGTCGAGCATATCAAGCGTGGCAATCTCGACCTCGCACTGGTGACGCACAACGACACGCGCGGCCAGTCGGAAGTGGTGCGGCGCGAGCCGCTGCTGTGGGTCACGTCCACCAACCATGCAACGCATGAGCAGGAAACGCTGCCGATGGCCTTCGGCCGACCGAATTGCATCTGGCGGCGCGCCGCCGTCGATGTGCTCGACCGGCAGAACCGCGACTATCGCATCCTGTTCACCAGTTTCTCGGCGACCGTCATCACCGCCGCGGTGCTCTCGGGCCTGGCGATCTCGGTGCTGCCGGAATGCGCGCTCAGGCCCGGCATGCGCGTTTTGGGCGAAGCCGACGGTTTTGGCGCCCTGCCCGATTGCCGCATCGGCATCATGCGCGGCCAGACGTCGCGGCCGGAGATCGTCGATGCGCTGGCGCGCCATATCTCGGAAAGCCTCGACAATATTTCCGTGCCGACCGGCGAGGAGACGGGGAGCTTCGACTTCGCGGCGCTGGCCTTCAGCAAAATGAAGCGCACCAAGCCCAACCAGATCCTGCCCGGCTGGTAGACGGGCGAGACGGAAGACACAGGCGTCTTGACGCGGACGGTCAAGCACGGGCCAATCGGCCATGAGCGACGCAGCATCCGAATCACGCACAAACGCCGCCGAATATACGGTGAGCGAGATTTCCGGCGCACTGAAGCGCACGGTCGAGGACGTCTTCGGCAATGTTCGGGTGCGCGGCGAGATTTCCGGCTATCGCGGGCCGCATTCTTCAGGCCATGCCTATTTCGCGCTGAAGGATGATCGCGCACGGCTCGACGCCGTTGTGTGGAAAGGCACGATGAGCCGGCTGAAGTTCCGCCCCGAAGAGGGGATGGAAGTGATCGCCACCGGCAAGCTCACCACCTATCCCGGCAAATCCAACTACCAGATCGTCATCGACAACCTTGAACCCGCTGGTGCCGGCGCGCTGATGGCGCTGCTGGAGAGCGCAAGCGCAAGCTGCAGGCCGAGGGCCTGTTCGACACCGGCCGCAAGCAGTTGCTGCCCTTCATGCCGCGCGTCATCGGCGTGGTCACCTCTCCCACGGGCGCCGTCATCCGCGACATCATCCACAGGATCAAGGACCGGTTTCCACTGCATGTGCTGGTCTGGCCGGTGCGCGTGCAGGGCGAAACCGCCGGCGCGGAAGTGACCGCCGCCGTCAACGGCTTCAACGCGCTGGCATGGGATGGTGTGATCGCGCGCCCGGACCTGTTGATCGTGGCGCGCGGTGGCGGCAGCCTCGAGGACCTCTGGGGTTTTAACGACGAGGCTCTGGCCCGCGCCGTCGCTGCCTCCCACATTCCGGTGATTTCAGCGGTTGGCCACGAGACGGACTGGACGCTGATCGACCTTGTCGCGGACGTGCGGGCGCCGACACCGACGGGCGCCGCCGAAATCGCCGTGCCGGTACGGGCGGATCTCGAAGCGACGCTTGCCAGCCTTGGCGCGCGGCTCAAGGCGGCGGTGGCGCGCAATTTCGAACGCAAGCGGCAAGCGGTGCGGGCGGCGGCGCGTGCCCTGCCCTCGCCCGATCAACTGCTGGCGCTGCCGCGCCGGCGCCTCGACGAAGCGACAAGCCGGCTCGGCCGGGCACTGTCCGTCAGCGTCGACCGCAAGCGCGCGCGGCTCGCGGCGCAGCGGTTGACGCCGGCTACCCTGTCACGTCGCATCAATGAAGCCCGCACGCTCACCGGCCGTGACCTCGCCCGCGCGCAAGCTGCGTTCTTCGCCATCGTGCGCGAGCGGCGCGCGCGATTTTCGCGTAGCGCGCCCCGGCTGTCGCCGGCACCGATCGAAAGACGGCAAAAGCTGCAGGGCGATGCGCTGGTGGCACTGGCGCGTCGCCAGGACCGGGTGATCTCCGTGCGGCTCGAACGCTTGCGTGGACAACTGACCCAGGCCGAACGCCTGCTGACCACGCTTTCGCACAAGGCCGTGCTGGCGCGTGGCTTCGCTTTGGTGAAAGACGCCGATGGCACCGTGATCAAGCACGCCGCCGATGTGGCGTCAGGGATGGCGCTTTCGCTGGAGTTTGCCGACGGCACCGCCGATGCGGTTGCCACCAGCGGCCCAGCGCGGCCAAAGCCAGTTGTGAAGCCGGCGGCCAAGGCCAAGGAACCCGGCAGCCAAGGCTCCCTCTTCTGAGTACGCCCATGACCGATAATCCGCATCATCTGAAAACACCTGCTGGCAAACCGCGCGCTCGAAGCCTCGGCATCGGCTTTGACGGGACGCCCGGGCCATTCAACGCCATCACCGACGTGCCCGGTGTTTCGGTCGGCTATTCGACGCTGATCGAGGGCGACGGCCCGCTCGTCGTCGGCAAGGGACCGGTGCGCACCGGCGTGACCGCCATCCTGCCCCGGCCGCTCGAAAAACTAGCCACGCCGGTCTTCGCCGGCATTTTCGGCCAGAACGGCAACGGCGAGATGACCGGCTCTCACATCATCGAGGAAACCGGCGCCTTCAACTTCCCGATCACCATCACCAACACGCATTCCTGCGGTGTTTCACGCGACGGAACACTGCGCTGGATGAGCCAAGTGCTGCCGGCCGCGCTCGACAGCGCCTGGGGGCTGCCGGTGGCCGCGGAAACCTATGACGGGTTTTTGAACGACATCAACGGCCATCATCTCGGGTTCGACGACGTGGCCGCCGCGCTCGATGGCGCTACCGGCGGAGCCGTCGAGGAAGGCAGCGTCGGCGGCGGCACCGGCATGATCACCTTCGGCTTCAAGGCGGGGTCAGGCACCGCCTCGCGCGTCGTCAAATGGCAGGACAGCAGCTACACGGTCGGCGCGTTCGTGCAGTCGAATTTCGGCAAGCGGCGCAACTTCACCATTCGCGGCGAGCGCGTGGGGCTCGACCTGACAGAGCCGGCGATCCGCGAAGGCACGCCACGGGCCGAAAAAGGCTCGATCATCGCCATCATCGCCACCGATGCGCCGTTCCTGCCGCACCAGATGAAGCGCCTGGCACGCCGCGTACCCATCGGCGTCGCCATGACCGGCGGCTTCGGCTACCACAGTTCGGGTGATATCTTTCTAGCCTTCTCAACCGCGAATCCCGGCGCGGCGTTGGCGCCGTCCGGCCATATCGCCAACGCCGACTTCATCCCCGACACCGACATCGATCCGTTCTTCGATGCCGTGATTCAAAGCGTCGAGGAAGCCATCCTCAATGCGCTGGTCGCCGATGAAGACATGACCGGCCGTGACGGCAATTTCGTGCCGGCCCTGCCGAAGTCATGGCTGAACAAGAGGTTTGGGCCGAACGAGAGGTTTGGCTGAAAGTCTTTGTTTTTATGCATGTCGTTATCCCAAAACCGCTAGGCACTTTTGGGCGACATGCATTGGGCTCGAAACGAAGACGCGGACCGAATAGGCCCGCGCTCGAGATAGGGTCAACCCTGTCGGGTCATCCAGCGGCTTTGCTGGCAGACTCCTGGCCCTGGTCAGCCTCGGCGGCTTCTTCGAGGCGCGATGCGATCAGTTCCTGGATGTCGCCGACCTCTTCCTGGATATCCTCCAGGGGTATGCCGGCTTCGGCCGCCTTGGCGGCGCATTCCCTGGCCAGCGTCTCAGCCTGCTTTTCGATCTTGATCGCCGAGGGTTGGCAATGGACCTTTTCGCCGATCCATCCCCGCAAGAATTCGATCGCGTGTTCACTCATACTGCTGTTCCCTGGCGGCAATGCCGGTTGGTAATCATAAACGTGAACACCCGCAAAAGGATGCAGGTGCCATTCCAGCCGAGTCGCTGTCGCCCGGCAAGCCGATGTTATCCAAGCTCCACAGAGCCGAAGGAAATCGAGGTTTCAAGGAACACGTCTATCGTTGAGATGATTGTTACCGCTGGCCGGGATCAAGCCCAGCATCGTGCCGTTGTTTCTATTTGCTTTTTCCGGTTTTCAAGCCGATTTTCATCACAATAGTTGTCACAATACACAGCACGTTTACAGCTGCTTCGTGGGCGCATCCCCAAGGAGCGCGGTCGAAGCCGCCGCTATATAGTGACATCCTCGGATAATGTCGACTCTCGTTCCCTGGCTGCTTCTTTCCGCCGCGTCATGGGTAAGCGACTGTGTCGCTGGAGAGCCTGCATCCAACCCTGAGAGGGCGCGCGCAACACCGCAACGGCATTGCGATATGTGGAGATTGCTCAAGCCGCAAGCAAGGCTCCGCCTGCGGGTTTGAGGTCCAGTCAATTCCCGACAACGGACGTCCAATAGAATTGCTGAATGCGTGGATTTGTACGCGCCGCGGAAATCCCGCGGCTGTAGCGGCCTTCGGATGGTTTCCGAAGGCCGTCTGCCCAGCAGGCCCGTTTGAATTCCGGCCCCCGGGGGTTTGCTGGCAACCCGCCCGTCAAGCCAGGAGTGGCATCTCTTTGGACTGGGTGGCCAGAACGGTGCTCTTGTTGGGGATCTGGATATCGATCTCCAGCGTCGACATTGTCTCGCCGCGGTCCATGCTCACCTGCAGATAGTCCTGGTCGATCTGAACGTGCCTGGCAATGACGGCCATGATCTCCTCGCGCAACACGGAGACGAGATCGGGCTGGTTGCGATTGCGGCGTTCGTAAGCCAGCAGGACTTGCAAGCGCTCGCGCGCCACCGGCGCGCTGCGGCGGCGCTTGAAGAGGTCCAGAAGCATCATGCCGCCCTCCTACCCAACAGCCGATCGAGGAAGCCCTTCCGCTCGAAAGGCACCACGACCGGGAAATCCTCGCCTTCAAGCCGCCTTGCCGCGTCGATATAGGCGCGTGCCGCGGAGTTCATGGTCTCGCTGAGCGTGACCGGTGCGCCCATGTTGGATGCGCGCAGGATGTCCTGGCTCTCCGGAATGATGCCCAGCAGCGGCGTGGACAGGATTTCCAGGACGTCATCAATGCTGAGCATTTCGCCGCGCGAAGCGCGCGCCGCGTCGTAACGGGTGACGAGAACATGCTTCGCGATCGACTCGCCCTGCTCCGCTTTCATCGTCCTGGCGTCGAGCAGGCCGATGATGCGATCGGAGTCGCGGACGGAACTGACTTCCGGGTTGGTCACGATCACCGCCTCGTCGGCGAAGCGCATGGCCAGTTGCGCGCCCCGCTCGATACCGGCCGGACTGTCGCAGAAGACATAGTCGAACACCGAGCGCAACTTGTCGATCACTTCGCCGACGCCTTCCTCGGTGAGGGCATCCTTGTCGCGCGTCTGCGAGGCCGGCAGCAGGAACAGCGATTCGACCCGCTTGTCGCGGATCAGTGCCTGCGAAAGCTTGGCCGTTCCCTGGATGACATTGACGATATCGAACACGACCCGCCGCTCGGCGCCCATGATCAGATCGAGATTGCGCAGGCCGACATCGAAGTCGACCAGGGCCACCTTTTTGCCGGTCTTGGCGACCGCCGCTCCAAGGGCGGCCGTCGAGGTGGTCTTGCCGACGCCTCCTTTGCCGGATGTGACCACGACTACTTTGCCCATGTTTAATGCCTCCGTTATTGTTGCTTGAGCGATGCGAGATTGTCAGGTGAACGCTGCGATGCGCAGCACGTCGTTTTCGAGAAAGGCCTGTATCGTCCGCCCGCGAGAAGCCGGCTCCATCTCCTCGGCCGTACAATACCAGCCGTCGACAGACAGAAGTTCGGCTTCGTTTTTCCGGCAGAAGATGCGAGCCCCGGCATTTCCCTGAGCCCCGGCGGATGCGCGTCCACGCAGCGTGCCGTAGACATGGATGGATCCCCCCGCGATGATCTCGGAACCGGATGCGACGGAGCCGAGGACGATCACATCGCCATGCGGATGAATGATCGACTGGCCGGAGCGTATCGGCGACTTGATCATCAGTGAGCTCGGCGATTGCGGCTCGTTGATCTTGGGTTGCGCGGCAGCCTTCGCATTCTGCTCGGGCTGCTGCATGAGCAGCGCGTCGCCCGTGGCTTCCTTGGCCCCGGTGAGTCGAGGCGGCAGATCCGCGCCAAGAGCAGTGTCGCCATCGGCCTCGATCGCGTAGACGCGTATGCCGCGTTCGCCAAGTTCGGCGATCAGGCCCTCAATCTCGCCCACCTGCGGCTTCAGCATGTTCAGATCAAGCACGACCGGGCGGCCGGCGAAGAAACCGGGAGAGTTGCCGATCCACTGATCCAGGTCCTGCAGCCAGTCACTCAAGGGCGCTTCGGGGGTAAGCGTGAAGGCCACAAACGAACGCGCCCGAAAGCGTATGGATTTCTTCTGGATGGGAGTGGCGCAGGTCACGCGGGCGATTCCTTACTGATTGGTTAAGGCTAGCCAGCGATGGTTAACGAAAAGTAAATATCGAGGTCACGGACGGCTTTTTGGCGTAGCCATTTCCCGACGGTTTTGGCGGGATGGACCGAGACGCCGTGCGGCGCGTGGCCCTTCGCAATCAAATTCACTGCTTGAATCCAATTTGACCCTTGAAAGCGTCACTCCGCGCTCCCAACTCTGCGGTGCGGGCCGGGCCCCTCTGACTGTCGCCATTGGCGATTGTGATGTCGGACCGCAGTAACGGGCCCCATTTCATACCTTTCGGTCAATCGGGCTCATTCCTTATTCGGTCGGAGATCCCGCATGACATCATCTATCCTAGGTTTGGCTTGCCCCACCTGCCGCGTCGCACTCGTGATGAGCGAACGGCAAGGCATCGAAATCGACTATTGCCCGCAGTGCCGTGGCATCTGGCTTGATCGAGGAGAACTCGACAAGATCATCGAGCGCGCAGGCAAGGAAGCAGCGCCCGCACCGCAGGCACCTCCCGCATACTCCCAACCGCAGCCGCACGGCCGGGGCCGTGATGACGACTATTCCCGCTCGCAGGGCCATCACTACCCGAAGCGGAAGAAGTCATTCTTCGAAGAGTTGTTCGACTGACCCCCATAGACCGCTGGTCCCTCTCGGGACCGGCGTCACCAAGACCTTGCCAAACCGCCGCCGTGGAGGGCCGCCTGATCATGATTTCCAGAACAAACCGATTTGCCGCGCTGGTTGCAAGACTATTCCTGGCCTTTTCGATGGTCGCGATCGATCATGCCGAAGCGCGGCGCGGCGGCAGCTTCGGCAGCCGAGGCACGCGCACGTTCCAAGCCGCCCCGCCGACGAACACCGCGCCGGCGCCGACCGCTCCGCTCGAGCGCTCGATGACGCCCAACACCGGGACGAACAATGCGGCCCGCCAGCCACAGGCCAGCCCGCAGCGACCAGGCTTCATGAGCGGCTTCGGCGGATCGATGGTGCGCGGCCTGGTGCTTGGCGGCATCATCGGACTGCTGATGGGGCAAGGGTTCGGCGGCCTCGCCGGCATGTTCGGGTTTCTGCTTCAGGCGCTGCTGATCGGCGGCGCGATCATGCTGGCCATTAGCTTCTTCCGCCGCTCGCAGTCCGCGCGCGGACCCGCACCAGCCTTCGCCGGGGCCGGCAATGCCGGAGCTTCGGGATTTGAGAACCGCGCCGCGCCGCGCGACACAGGGAATGCGCCTTCCTTCACGATTCCCGGCTTTGGCGGCGGCTCGGGTGGGAGCACCCCGGCCGATTCGGACGAAATCACTCTAGGCCGGACCGACCTCGACAGCTTCCAGCAATTGCTGACTGAGGTGCAGGAAGCTTTCGGGCGCGAAGACCATGCCACGCTGCGCCGGTTGGTGACACCCGAGATGGTATCCTACCTGTCCGAGGAACTGGCCGACAACGCCCAGAACGGTGTCAAGAACGAGGTGACGGACGTCAGCCTGCTGCAGGCCGACGTCGCGGAAAGCTGGCGCGAGGGCGACCGCGACTATGCCACCGCCGCATTGCGCTACGAGTCCCGCGACGTGACGCGCGAGCGAGCCAGCGGCAAGATCGTCGACGGCGATGGAGACCATCCGACTGAAACGACCGAGTTGTGGACATTCACGCGCCAGAATGGCTCGGGCTGGAAGCTCTCGGCCATACAGCAGGCCTGATCGCGGCAATGAGGCTCGACCGGTTGGGCACGTCTCAAACAATGGCGGGTTGATCCTTCAGGCCATCTATCCGCACCTCGCAATCAAGCGCCTCGGCTTGTTTGCGAGGTGCCTTTCCATACACACGATCCGCCTCACCCCGTAATCCAGCTGGGTCCGCGCATCGCTTCCCCAGGCACAGTGCGATCCCCGCATTGGCCCTTGAACGCTCAAGTCGGACCCGCGTAACATCGCGGCATCTGAACTGAGTCTGCTTCATTCGTCCGGGCTAATGCCCGGATGGGTCTGGATATTTTCCTTGAATACGCAAGCAAGCAGCAGCGCGACGGAGCGCGGCAAATCGTTTGCCCATGTGGCGGAAGCCTCCTGGGGCAAGGGCCTCAGCACCTTGCTGCGTATCGTGCGCATGACGCTGCGCCACCCCTGGCAGGTCGCGATCACCCTCGTCTCGACTTTCATCGCCGCGACGCTGCAGCTTTTCATTCCGCGCCTGCTGGGACGCGCCATCGACCAGGCGCAGGGCGTGATGGCCGCGGGTGCCGGTGCCGCGGCGGAGCAGGCGTTGTGGAACACGGCACTGACGCTGCTCGTCGTCAGCATCCTGCGCGGTCTCTTCACCATGGCGCAAAACTATTATGGCGAAGCCGTCGGCCACCGGACAGGCTATGAACTGCGCCTGGCTTTCTACGAAAAGATCCAGCGCCTGAGCTTTTCCTACCATGACAAGGTCCATACCGGCGATCTCATCACGCTTGGGTTGCTCGATCTCGATGGCGTGCGCATGTTTTTTTCCACCGGCATCCTGCGCGTGGTTCTGCTCGGCGTGCTGATCGGCGTCGGCGCCTACCTCCTGATCAGCATTGATCTCGTGCTCGGTCTGCTCAGCCTGAGTTTCGTGCCGTTCGTTGCCTGGCGATCCTCGGTCACCCAGCTCAAGTTGCGCAGCACCTGGCTCACGTTGCAGCAGCGATTGTCGGTGCTGAGCCGGGTGATGGATGAGAATCTCGGTGGCATTCGTGTCGTGCGTGCCTTCGCGGCGCAGCGGCACGAGCTGGAAAAGTTCGACCGCGCCAAGCAGGACGCGCTGGACCTTGCCAATGAGCGCGTCGACATCCGCGTCAGCAACACCGGCGCCATGAACTTCTCGTTCCTCGCCGCCATGGGCCTGGTGCTGTGGTTCGGTGGCCAGAAGGTGATTGCCGGTCAGATCAGCGTCGGCACATTGGCCCAGTTCCTCACCTTCATGACCATCCTGCAGATGCCGGTGCGCCAGCTCGGGCTGATGGTCAATTCATTCGCGCGCGCCTCGACCTGCGGCACGCGGCTGTTCGAGCTGCTCGACGCCGAACTCGACATCAGGGACGCGCCGGGCGCCAGGGATCTCGTCATCACCGATGGCGTTCTGCGCTTCGACAATGTCGGCTTCCGCTATGCGGGCGCGGGCGACCGTCCGACGTTGTCGGGCATTTCCTTCGAGGCGAGGTCCGGCGAGACCATCGGCATTGTCGGCCCGCCAGGCAGCGGCAAGTCGACCATCGCGCATCTGATCCCGCGCTTCTACGACGTGGCATCCGGCACCATCACCATCGACGGCCAGGACATCAGCAAGGTCACGCTGCGATCGCTGCGCAAGGCGGTAGGCGTCGTGCAGCAGGATGCGTTTCTGTTCACCACCTCGATCGAGAACAACATCGCCTATGGCAATCCCTGGGCGCGCGAAACCCGCATCGGACAGGCCGCCGAGTATGCCCAGCTGCACAACTACATCATCGGACTTCCCGCCGGCTACACCACGGTGGTCGGCGAGCGCGGCGCGTCCCTTTCCGGCGGCCAGCGGCAGCGCCTGACGATAGCGCGCAGCCTGATGCTGCGGCCATCGGTGCTGGTCTTCGACGATTCCACCGCGGCAATCGACGCCGGCACCGAGCAGCGGATCAGGGCGGCCAGAAGCGTTTCGCCAGGGATCGGGTGACGCTCATCATCTCGCACCGGCTGAGCTCGCTGATGCATGCAGACCAGATCCTGTTCGTCGAGGGCGGCCGGATCGTCGAGCGTGGTACGCACGAAGAACTGCTGGCGCTCGGTGGATGCTATCGCGCGCTCTACGACCTGCAGCTTCGTCCGGACGACGATCGAGCCGTGGGAGCAGCGTGATGTCGACACAGAGCGACGACGAGAAGGACGACACCAGCGGACGGCCGACAAAGGCTGTCGTCGGCTCGCATCGCGACGAGGAAGAGGTTTTTGGCAAAGCCTACGACCCGCGCATTGTCAGGCGTATCTGGAGCTTCGTGAAGCCGTATCAGGGCAAGATCCTGATCTCGGTCGCCGCGGTGCTGGTGTTCACGCTGACGCAGCTCGCGATCCCGCTGATCATCCGCTACGCCATCGACCATGGCATGACGAAAGGCAGGCTCGACCAGTCGGTGATGATCTCAGCGATCGGCGCCTTCACGGTGATCATCCTCATCAACTATGCCGCCAGCCATGTGCAGGAAAGCGTCGTCGGCAAGGTGGCCGAGAATGTGCTGTCGGACCTGCGCCGCGCCATGTTCAGCCATCTGCAGCGCGTGTCCCTAAGCTTCATGGACAAGACCGAGGTCGGCCGGCTGATGTCGCGCCTGCAGGGCGACGTCAATTCGATGCAGGAATTCCTCGAGACATCCGTCATGTCGGTGGGCGACATCGTACTGTTGTTCGGCATCGTCAGTGTCCTTTTGTGGCTGGATTTCCGGCTCGGGCTGCTGACGCTGTCGACCATGCCGGTGCTGTTCATCGTGCGCCTGTTCTGGCTGCCGCGCGCCAAGGTCGCCTTCATGGCCGCGCACGAAACAAACTCAATCGCCAACGGGGCGCTGGCCGAAGGCATCCATGGCGTGCGCACGGTGCAGAGCCTGGAGCGCCAGCACGTCAATTTCGACCTTTATGACGAAAAAGTGCTGGCCAACCTCAATGCACATCTGCGGTCGGCGAAATACGCCCAGGTGATGGTGCCGATCGTCGATACGCTGACCGGCATCGCCATGGCG
This genomic interval carries:
- a CDS encoding DUF1127 domain-containing protein, with translation MTTFDFATETSRITSRPAVATRMVNTVSNFYRAWKNRRAFYRLGEMSDAELADIGLTRSDLYVAIDVPFGSDPTVRLRSIAVERAETIEDLARKVA
- a CDS encoding LysR substrate-binding domain-containing protein, which translates into the protein MKAPLDLDQLQTFISIADTGSFTRAAEEVHRTQSAVSMQMRRLEERIGKPLFEKDGRTNRLTEEGDKLLSYARRLLYLNRETLAAFDDRRLEGTIRIGTPDDYADRFLPEIMARFTRSNPRVELTVICEPTPGLVEHIKRGNLDLALVTHNDTRGQSEVVRREPLLWVTSTNHATHEQETLPMAFGRPNCIWRRAAVDVLDRQNRDYRILFTSFSATVITAAVLSGLAISVLPECALRPGMRVLGEADGFGALPDCRIGIMRGQTSRPEIVDALARHISESLDNISVPTGEETGSFDFAALAFSKMKRTKPNQILPGW
- a CDS encoding P1 family peptidase — translated: MTDNPHHLKTPAGKPRARSLGIGFDGTPGPFNAITDVPGVSVGYSTLIEGDGPLVVGKGPVRTGVTAILPRPLEKLATPVFAGIFGQNGNGEMTGSHIIEETGAFNFPITITNTHSCGVSRDGTLRWMSQVLPAALDSAWGLPVAAETYDGFLNDINGHHLGFDDVAAALDGATGGAVEEGSVGGGTGMITFGFKAGSGTASRVVKWQDSSYTVGAFVQSNFGKRRNFTIRGERVGLDLTEPAIREGTPRAEKGSIIAIIATDAPFLPHQMKRLARRVPIGVAMTGGFGYHSSGDIFLAFSTANPGAALAPSGHIANADFIPDTDIDPFFDAVIQSVEEAILNALVADEDMTGRDGNFVPALPKSWLNKRFGPNERFG
- the minE gene encoding cell division topological specificity factor MinE; the encoded protein is MMLLDLFKRRRSAPVARERLQVLLAYERRNRNQPDLVSVLREEIMAVIARHVQIDQDYLQVSMDRGETMSTLEIDIQIPNKSTVLATQSKEMPLLA
- the minD gene encoding septum site-determining protein MinD; its protein translation is MGKVVVVTSGKGGVGKTTSTAALGAAVAKTGKKVALVDFDVGLRNLDLIMGAERRVVFDIVNVIQGTAKLSQALIRDKRVESLFLLPASQTRDKDALTEEGVGEVIDKLRSVFDYVFCDSPAGIERGAQLAMRFADEAVIVTNPEVSSVRDSDRIIGLLDARTMKAEQGESIAKHVLVTRYDAARASRGEMLSIDDVLEILSTPLLGIIPESQDILRASNMGAPVTLSETMNSAARAYIDAARRLEGEDFPVVVPFERKGFLDRLLGRRAA
- the minC gene encoding septum site-determining protein MinC, with amino-acid sequence MTCATPIQKKSIRFRARSFVAFTLTPEAPLSDWLQDLDQWIGNSPGFFAGRPVVLDLNMLKPQVGEIEGLIAELGERGIRVYAIEADGDTALGADLPPRLTGAKEATGDALLMQQPEQNAKAAAQPKINEPQSPSSLMIKSPIRSGQSIIHPHGDVIVLGSVASGSEIIAGGSIHVYGTLRGRASAGAQGNAGARIFCRKNEAELLSVDGWYCTAEEMEPASRGRTIQAFLENDVLRIAAFT
- a CDS encoding zf-TFIIB domain-containing protein — encoded protein: MTSSILGLACPTCRVALVMSERQGIEIDYCPQCRGIWLDRGELDKIIERAGKEAAPAPQAPPAYSQPQPHGRGRDDDYSRSQGHHYPKRKKSFFEELFD
- a CDS encoding Tim44 domain-containing protein translates to MISRTNRFAALVARLFLAFSMVAIDHAEARRGGSFGSRGTRTFQAAPPTNTAPAPTAPLERSMTPNTGTNNAARQPQASPQRPGFMSGFGGSMVRGLVLGGIIGLLMGQGFGGLAGMFGFLLQALLIGGAIMLAISFFRRSQSARGPAPAFAGAGNAGASGFENRAAPRDTGNAPSFTIPGFGGGSGGSTPADSDEITLGRTDLDSFQQLLTEVQEAFGREDHATLRRLVTPEMVSYLSEELADNAQNGVKNEVTDVSLLQADVAESWREGDRDYATAALRYESRDVTRERASGKIVDGDGDHPTETTELWTFTRQNGSGWKLSAIQQA